From Gemmobacter sp., one genomic window encodes:
- a CDS encoding IclR family transcriptional regulator has product MAVELDKSANQSTQMAFLIVEVMAEIGKPVALSDLARRIGASKVRVFRFLRTLLSMGYVLQDPETERYRLSYKLYHLGQALADSTDILREARPVMVALRDLTGFTVSFSQMEAGGMRILDMVRSQQPVEIVTRPGALLDFHASAQGKIALAFGGARLAETLRAWTGETHVDPAQLTTEVAAVQARGWAEAPNETLQGVTAVSAPVYDMTGAFVATLTIAGPTFIIGTPPEPRFVQALTDAARRLSTNLGNTDQRT; this is encoded by the coding sequence ATGGCCGTAGAACTCGACAAATCCGCCAACCAGTCCACCCAGATGGCCTTTCTGATCGTCGAGGTGATGGCCGAGATCGGCAAGCCGGTGGCGCTGTCCGACCTCGCCCGCCGGATCGGGGCGTCGAAGGTGCGGGTGTTCCGGTTCCTGCGGACGCTGCTGTCCATGGGCTATGTGTTGCAGGATCCCGAAACGGAACGCTACCGCCTGTCCTACAAGCTGTATCATCTGGGTCAGGCGCTGGCCGATTCCACCGACATCCTGCGCGAGGCGCGCCCCGTCATGGTGGCCTTGCGCGACCTGACCGGGTTCACCGTGTCGTTTTCCCAGATGGAAGCGGGCGGGATGCGGATCCTGGACATGGTGCGCAGCCAGCAGCCGGTGGAAATCGTCACCCGCCCCGGCGCGCTGCTGGATTTCCACGCCTCGGCCCAGGGCAAGATCGCGCTGGCCTTCGGGGGCGCGCGGCTGGCCGAAACCCTGCGGGCCTGGACAGGCGAAACCCATGTGGACCCTGCGCAACTGACCACCGAAGTGGCCGCCGTGCAGGCCCGCGGCTGGGCCGAGGCCCCGAACGAGACGCTGCAAGGCGTCACCGCCGTTTCCGCGCCCGTCTACGACATGACGGGCGCCTTCGTGGCCACGCTGACCATCGCGGGCCCCACCTTCATCATCGGCACCCCGCCCGAGCCGCGCTTTGTTCAGGCGCTGACGGATGCGGCGCGCAGACTTTCCACCAATCTCGGCAATACGGATCAACGCACATGA
- a CDS encoding TRAP transporter large permease: MIAYLAIFFLALLIGMPVALGLGMASLVYLLIEGHSHLLIAFPQRMIAGIDSFLLLTIPFFILAGNLMNAANLTGHIVRAAQFLVGRIKGGLAIVNVLANFMLSGPSGAATSEAAAVGGIMIPPMKRDGYDPAYAAALTATGSLLGPLIPPSLPLILFGVLTGTSIGDLFLAGILPGILLGALLLVYALWKGHRENHPVAAPVPREKRWSVLHAAFPAVVLPIFIVVGIRTGMFTPTEAAGVACIYALLTGVFIYRSLPWSRLRQCFYDTATMSAGVMLVVAMASMTGFVLGIESLPQKVAALILGLTENPVLLVILLNVILLILGLFLEPLAAMVLIMPVLNALSPTIGMDPVQMGVMVVMNLMIGMCTPPVGLVLFIVSSIARSPLQAVTRAALPMLGLCVVVLALVAAVPGVSLWIPGLFK; encoded by the coding sequence ATGATCGCCTATCTTGCCATCTTTTTCCTTGCCCTGCTGATCGGCATGCCGGTGGCGCTGGGGCTGGGCATGGCCTCGCTGGTCTATCTGCTGATCGAGGGGCACAGCCACCTGCTGATCGCCTTTCCGCAGCGCATGATCGCCGGCATCGACAGTTTCCTGCTGCTGACGATCCCGTTCTTCATTCTGGCCGGCAACCTGATGAATGCCGCGAACCTGACCGGGCATATCGTGCGCGCGGCGCAGTTCCTGGTCGGGCGGATCAAGGGCGGGCTGGCCATCGTCAACGTGCTGGCCAACTTCATGCTGTCGGGCCCCAGCGGTGCCGCCACGTCCGAGGCGGCGGCGGTCGGCGGCATCATGATCCCGCCGATGAAACGCGATGGCTATGACCCCGCCTATGCCGCCGCGCTGACCGCCACGGGGTCGCTGCTGGGCCCGCTGATCCCGCCGTCGCTGCCGCTGATCCTGTTCGGCGTGCTGACCGGCACCTCGATCGGCGATCTGTTCCTGGCCGGCATCCTGCCCGGGATCCTGCTGGGCGCCCTGCTGCTGGTCTATGCGCTGTGGAAGGGCCACCGCGAAAACCATCCCGTGGCCGCCCCCGTCCCGCGCGAGAAACGCTGGAGCGTGCTGCACGCCGCCTTTCCCGCCGTCGTGCTGCCGATCTTCATCGTGGTGGGCATCCGCACCGGCATGTTCACCCCGACCGAGGCCGCCGGCGTGGCCTGCATCTATGCGCTGCTGACCGGGGTGTTCATCTATCGCTCGTTGCCATGGTCCAGGCTGCGGCAATGCTTTTACGACACCGCGACCATGTCGGCCGGCGTGATGCTGGTGGTGGCGATGGCCAGCATGACGGGCTTTGTCCTGGGCATCGAAAGCCTGCCGCAAAAGGTGGCGGCGCTGATCCTGGGCCTGACGGAAAACCCCGTGCTGCTGGTGATCCTGCTGAACGTCATCCTGCTGATCCTGGGCCTGTTTCTGGAACCGCTGGCGGCCATGGTGCTGATCATGCCGGTGCTGAACGCGCTGTCGCCCACCATCGGCATGGATCCGGTGCAGATGGGCGTGATGGTGGTGATGAACCTGATGATCGGCATGTGTACGCCGCCCGTGGGGCTGGTGCTGTTCATCGTCAGTTCCATCGCGCGCAGCCCGTTGCAGGCGGTCACCCGCGCCGCCTTGCCCATGCTGGGGCTGTGCGTGGTGGTGCTGGCGCTGGTCGCCGCGGTTCCGGGCGTATCGCTCTGGATTCCCGGTCTGTTCAAGTGA
- a CDS encoding TRAP transporter small permease, with the protein MRRLRRLFDQILSTVLVWLLIVLLAVMTAQIVLRYGFSASLIWAEEVCRYLLIWVSFLAAMVAYERGEIASVPMLRDALPRVGGLVLAMLANVAGIVLLVVLIRMGLSYAGRMGSAPIPALKFLLGDLFGPDFPVPAVYWVYIALPVGLGLFALRLAADIVLYARMIGTGEHAADLRATPEPEVHG; encoded by the coding sequence ATGCGCCGCCTGCGCCGTTTGTTCGACCAAATCCTGTCCACCGTGCTGGTGTGGCTGCTGATCGTGCTTCTTGCCGTGATGACGGCGCAGATCGTGCTGCGCTACGGCTTTTCCGCCTCGCTGATCTGGGCCGAGGAGGTCTGCCGCTATCTGCTGATCTGGGTGTCGTTCCTGGCGGCGATGGTGGCCTATGAACGTGGCGAGATCGCCAGCGTGCCCATGCTGCGCGATGCCTTGCCCCGGGTCGGGGGGCTGGTGCTGGCGATGCTGGCCAATGTCGCGGGCATCGTGCTGCTGGTGGTGCTGATCCGCATGGGCCTGTCCTATGCGGGCCGCATGGGCAGCGCGCCCATACCGGCGCTGAAGTTCCTGCTGGGCGATCTGTTCGGCCCCGATTTTCCGGTGCCAGCCGTCTACTGGGTCTATATCGCGCTGCCGGTCGGGCTGGGGCTGTTTGCCCTGCGGCTGGCCGCCGACATCGTCCTTTATGCCCGCATGATCGGCACCGGCGAACATGCCGCCGACCTGCGCGCCACCCCCGAACCCGAGGTTCACGGATGA
- a CDS encoding TRAP transporter substrate-binding protein has translation MNMRSGLFAALVALCPAVGFAQDITLKFGHAATSSHLFQTGLVMFAEKVAAKTGGKVKIEVFGDRQLGDDRQLLEGVQLGTIDGALVSVPTIPLTLNAPAFDALQLPFLVPSYDRMAAVLASDVGQKMLDSLGPLGITGLGYIEAGQRHFLSRTKPVQSVADFAGLKTRIVPTPLHKAIWTATGASPIGLAYGEVFSALETGTIDAVEINLSSAYAESLYEAAKHVTLTGHYFWPGVLMMGSATIDRLPADVKAAIIAAGHEVIAEHYALARDQEAEIAKQLQAKGVTIATLSDLPAMQALEQPVMEAWLAKDPLIKTFVDAVRKTN, from the coding sequence ATGAACATGCGCAGCGGCCTTTTTGCCGCCTTGGTCGCGCTTTGCCCGGCGGTGGGCTTTGCGCAGGACATCACGTTGAAATTCGGCCATGCCGCCACATCCAGCCACCTGTTCCAGACCGGGCTGGTGATGTTTGCCGAAAAGGTCGCCGCCAAGACCGGCGGCAAGGTCAAGATCGAGGTGTTCGGCGACCGCCAGCTGGGCGATGACCGCCAGCTGCTGGAAGGCGTGCAGCTGGGCACCATCGACGGGGCGCTGGTTTCGGTGCCGACCATTCCGCTGACCCTGAACGCCCCCGCCTTCGACGCGCTGCAACTGCCGTTCCTGGTGCCCAGCTATGACAGGATGGCGGCCGTGCTGGCCTCGGACGTCGGGCAGAAGATGCTGGATTCGCTGGGGCCGCTGGGCATTACCGGGCTGGGGTATATCGAGGCGGGCCAGCGTCATTTCCTGTCGCGCACCAAACCCGTGCAGTCGGTCGCCGATTTCGCCGGGCTGAAAACCCGCATCGTGCCCACGCCGCTGCACAAGGCGATCTGGACCGCAACCGGCGCCAGCCCCATCGGCCTTGCCTATGGCGAGGTGTTCTCGGCGCTGGAAACCGGCACCATCGACGCGGTGGAAATCAACCTGTCGTCGGCCTATGCCGAAAGCCTGTACGAGGCGGCCAAGCATGTGACGCTGACCGGGCATTACTTCTGGCCGGGCGTGCTGATGATGGGCAGCGCCACCATCGACCGGCTGCCGGCCGATGTGAAAGCCGCCATCATCGCCGCCGGGCACGAGGTGATCGCCGAACACTACGCCCTGGCCCGCGATCAGGAAGCCGAGATCGCCAAGCAGTTGCAGGCCAAGGGCGTGACCATTGCCACCCTGTCCGACCTGCCGGCGATGCAGGCGCTGGAACAGCCGGTCATGGAGGCCTGGCTGGCCAAGGATCCGCTGATCAAGACCTTTGTCGACGCCGTGCGCAAGACGAACTGA
- a CDS encoding calcium-binding protein, with amino-acid sequence MTNAFRTNGTDSNNSIVTDGTIQGAITNDIITALAGNDTIYAYGGDDQVFGGRGNDVIFDLANGFGSSGNDRIFGDQGNDTMHGGLGADTIDGGTETDLVTYQNSTAAVDVNLTRVSQFGGHAAGDRLISVEDVTGSRFSDRIVGDAVNNVISGGDGNDYLDGGSGNDTLYGGDHNDEMYGALGNDTLYGGDGRDVMAGGTHSDLLFGGNEADEMRGDSHNDTIYGGAGDDVLDGGTENDALYGGTENDRIIGGSGNDTLDGSTGNDTLDGGAHDDRVFGGAGNDLVFFGSGTDTLDGGADTDTLSFANMPSPGQLFGAINVIDLGVGSFGTTGFAGFENVIGHGNNDRIIGSAGANLLDGQRGNDDLRGLAGADTLHGGDGNDTLDGGTENDLLYGGDANDSLLGNLGNDVLHGDAGNDTLIGGSNNDTLYGGAENDSLFGDFGLDLLHGGSGDDTLNGGAENDVLRGDAGNDLLIGGTGNDTIGGGTGSDTIEGGAGTDILTGDLGLGVGQAADVFVFRSTSDSVNAPGFEDRITDFQRGLDKIDLSGIDANTSTIADNGFALVISGFGAGILRSFQSGGNTFVEAHVNNDGLADFVLRLDGLHNLTAADFIL; translated from the coding sequence ATGACCAACGCCTTCCGCACCAACGGCACCGACAGCAACAACAGCATCGTCACCGACGGCACCATCCAGGGCGCCATCACCAACGACATCATCACGGCCCTGGCCGGCAACGACACGATCTATGCCTATGGCGGCGATGATCAGGTGTTCGGCGGCCGCGGCAACGATGTGATCTTCGATCTGGCCAACGGCTTTGGCAGCTCTGGCAACGACCGCATCTTCGGCGATCAGGGCAACGACACCATGCATGGCGGCCTGGGCGCCGACACCATCGACGGCGGCACCGAAACCGATCTGGTGACCTACCAGAATTCCACCGCCGCCGTGGATGTGAACCTGACCCGGGTCAGCCAGTTCGGCGGCCACGCCGCCGGCGACCGGCTGATCAGCGTCGAGGACGTGACCGGCAGCCGCTTTTCCGACCGGATCGTCGGCGATGCGGTGAACAACGTGATTTCGGGCGGCGACGGCAACGACTACCTCGACGGTGGCAGCGGCAACGACACGCTTTATGGTGGCGACCACAACGACGAGATGTATGGCGCCCTGGGCAACGACACGCTGTATGGCGGCGACGGGCGCGACGTGATGGCCGGGGGCACCCACAGCGACCTGCTGTTCGGCGGCAACGAGGCCGACGAGATGCGCGGCGACAGCCACAATGACACGATCTATGGCGGCGCGGGCGATGATGTGCTGGATGGCGGCACCGAAAACGACGCCCTGTATGGCGGCACCGAAAACGACCGCATCATCGGCGGCAGCGGCAACGATACTCTGGATGGCAGCACCGGCAACGACACCCTGGATGGCGGCGCGCACGACGACCGGGTGTTCGGCGGCGCCGGCAACGACCTGGTGTTCTTCGGCAGCGGCACCGACACGCTGGACGGCGGCGCCGATACCGACACGCTGAGCTTTGCCAACATGCCCTCGCCGGGGCAGCTGTTCGGCGCGATCAACGTGATCGACCTCGGCGTCGGCAGCTTTGGCACCACCGGCTTTGCCGGGTTCGAAAATGTCATCGGCCATGGCAACAACGACCGCATCATCGGCAGTGCCGGGGCCAACCTGCTGGACGGCCAGCGCGGCAACGACGATCTGCGCGGTCTGGCCGGCGCCGATACCCTGCATGGCGGCGACGGCAACGACACGCTGGATGGCGGCACGGAAAACGACCTGCTGTATGGCGGCGATGCCAATGACAGCCTGCTGGGCAATCTGGGCAACGATGTGCTGCATGGCGATGCCGGGAACGATACGCTGATCGGCGGCAGCAACAACGACACCCTGTATGGCGGGGCTGAAAATGACAGCCTGTTCGGCGACTTCGGCCTGGACCTGCTGCATGGCGGCAGCGGTGACGATACGCTGAACGGCGGGGCCGAGAACGACGTGCTGCGGGGCGATGCGGGCAATGACCTGCTGATCGGCGGCACCGGCAACGACACCATCGGTGGCGGCACCGGCAGCGATACCATCGAAGGCGGCGCCGGGACCGACATTCTGACCGGCGATCTGGGGCTGGGCGTTGGCCAGGCTGCCGATGTCTTTGTCTTTCGCAGCACCTCGGATTCGGTCAATGCGCCGGGGTTCGAAGACCGCATCACCGACTTTCAGCGCGGGCTGGACAAGATCGACCTGTCGGGGATTGATGCGAATACCTCGACCATTGCCGACAATGGCTTTGCGCTGGTCATCTCGGGCTTTGGTGCGGGGATTCTGCGCAGCTTCCAGTCCGGCGGCAACACCTTTGTCGAGGCGCATGTGAACAACGACGGCCTGGCCGATTTCGTCCTGCGGCTGGACGGCCTGCACAACCTGACGGCGGCGGATTTCATCCTCTGA
- a CDS encoding Crp/Fnr family transcriptional regulator gives MPLSPKPPGRGLWKSFRMFAPLPPEVLDSIATAARAHRWRGGEMLFQRGDTGDWLVALTGGQVRISVSTPGGRELVLRHAEAGEMLGELALFDAEPRSADAFAVGEVTGQVLDRAAFRAIAARHPALYDAALAHVCAMLRGTTDQLETIALYQLQARVARFFLLALRQLHGDDVPAGAALDLAISQGELAALTGASRPKVNRVLADLKAAGALDQAGTIWRCDPALLMGFAGDDGPA, from the coding sequence ATGCCCCTCAGCCCCAAGCCCCCCGGACGCGGATTGTGGAAATCCTTCCGCATGTTCGCCCCCCTGCCGCCCGAGGTGCTGGATAGCATCGCCACCGCCGCCCGCGCGCATCGCTGGCGCGGCGGCGAAATGCTGTTCCAGCGCGGCGATACCGGCGACTGGCTGGTTGCGCTGACGGGGGGGCAGGTGCGGATCTCGGTTTCAACCCCCGGCGGGCGGGAACTGGTGCTGCGCCATGCCGAGGCAGGCGAGATGCTGGGCGAACTGGCGCTGTTCGATGCCGAACCCCGGTCGGCCGATGCCTTTGCGGTAGGCGAGGTGACGGGGCAGGTGCTGGACCGCGCCGCGTTTCGCGCCATCGCGGCCCGGCATCCTGCCCTGTATGATGCCGCGCTGGCCCATGTCTGCGCCATGCTGCGTGGCACCACCGACCAGCTGGAGACCATCGCGCTCTATCAGCTTCAGGCCCGGGTGGCGCGGTTCTTTCTGCTGGCGCTGCGCCAGTTGCATGGCGATGACGTTCCGGCGGGCGCGGCGCTGGATCTGGCGATCAGCCAGGGAGAGCTGGCCGCGCTGACCGGCGCCAGCCGGCCCAAGGTGAACCGCGTGCTGGCCGATCTGAAGGCAGCCGGCGCGCTGGATCAGGCCGGCACGATCTGGCGCTGCGATCCTGCGCTGTTGATGGGCTTTGCGGGGGATGATGGCCCGGCGTAG
- a CDS encoding adenylate/guanylate cyclase domain-containing protein, with protein sequence MARRRRVAGLAFGLALAGAVLLALVPDGLAVWREPAMDGFARQTPAPQAPVLVVDIGAADDAGQPWDRRATARLAARLAAGGPAVIGWDMVFSGSCAPDGPNAALAAGFSRAPSVLGFLLSSSGQRLEAPPPMLGIAGDPPALWPAPGAEGPCPMFAAAAIGSVALIGDDGARVRKVPVAVQVGGQIRPSLPVAMLLPAHRGLPVLAPGPILRVGEAAFALDDRGQIRFRPSAPERVAGRTVAAADVLAGKVAPDRFAGALVLVGSSLPQRGGLRATAAGPLTPSVQIWADALEGLVAGRLPERPRHATMAEAGALAAGGVVLAGLILALSPAGAFAGAMALAGLWPLACLIAARTRGLLLDPVGPPALLLLAALVALVLGAAAASRAERALRGRMRQLLPDAVVTRIADRPDLLRLRGEAREITALFTDLEGFTALTNRLPPTVLIALLDRYFTTVSAVVLRHGGMIDKIVGDGVHALFNAPLDQPGHAQAALACAAEIVAQTEALRRDLPDLGRTRIGVETGPAVLGDVGSAARIDYTAHGPAVNMAARLQDAAKALGPPVIIGPGTAAATTGTRPLGRHPIRGFGPVDLFTL encoded by the coding sequence ATGGCCCGGCGTAGGCGCGTTGCAGGGCTGGCGTTCGGGCTGGCGCTGGCAGGGGCGGTCCTGCTGGCGCTGGTGCCCGACGGGCTGGCGGTGTGGCGCGAACCGGCGATGGATGGCTTCGCCCGCCAGACCCCGGCCCCGCAGGCCCCCGTTCTGGTGGTGGATATCGGCGCGGCAGACGATGCCGGCCAGCCATGGGACCGGCGCGCCACCGCCCGCCTGGCCGCGCGTCTGGCGGCAGGTGGCCCGGCGGTGATCGGCTGGGACATGGTGTTTTCCGGCAGTTGCGCGCCCGATGGCCCGAACGCGGCACTGGCCGCCGGGTTTTCCCGTGCGCCCTCGGTGCTGGGGTTCCTGCTGTCGTCCTCGGGGCAAAGGCTGGAGGCACCGCCGCCCATGCTGGGCATCGCCGGCGACCCGCCTGCCCTGTGGCCCGCCCCGGGGGCCGAGGGGCCTTGCCCGATGTTTGCTGCCGCTGCCATCGGGTCGGTCGCGCTGATCGGGGATGATGGCGCGCGGGTGCGCAAGGTGCCGGTTGCGGTGCAGGTGGGCGGGCAGATCCGGCCATCGCTGCCGGTGGCGATGCTGTTGCCGGCGCACCGCGGCCTGCCGGTGCTGGCGCCCGGCCCCATCCTGCGGGTGGGCGAGGCCGCGTTTGCGCTGGACGACCGGGGGCAGATCCGGTTTCGCCCCTCGGCCCCCGAACGGGTGGCGGGGCGGACGGTGGCGGCGGCGGATGTGCTGGCCGGCAAGGTGGCGCCCGACCGCTTTGCAGGGGCGCTGGTGCTGGTCGGGTCGTCATTGCCGCAGCGGGGGGGCCTGCGGGCGACGGCGGCGGGGCCGCTGACCCCATCGGTGCAGATCTGGGCCGATGCGCTGGAGGGGCTGGTGGCCGGCCGCCTGCCCGAACGCCCCCGCCATGCCACGATGGCCGAGGCCGGCGCGCTGGCCGCAGGCGGGGTGGTGCTGGCCGGGCTGATCCTGGCGCTGTCGCCCGCCGGGGCCTTTGCCGGGGCCATGGCGCTGGCCGGGTTGTGGCCGCTGGCCTGCCTGATCGCCGCCCGGACCCGGGGCCTGCTGCTGGATCCGGTCGGGCCGCCGGCGTTGCTGCTGCTGGCCGCGCTGGTGGCGTTGGTGCTGGGGGCAGCGGCGGCCAGCCGGGCCGAACGCGCCCTGCGCGGCCGGATGCGCCAGTTGCTGCCGGATGCTGTCGTCACCCGCATCGCCGACCGGCCCGACCTGCTGCGCCTGCGGGGCGAGGCGCGCGAAATCACTGCGCTGTTCACCGATCTGGAGGGGTTCACCGCCCTGACCAATCGGCTGCCGCCTACCGTGCTGATCGCGCTGCTGGACCGCTATTTCACCACCGTGTCGGCGGTGGTGCTGCGCCATGGCGGGATGATCGACAAGATCGTCGGCGACGGCGTGCATGCGCTGTTCAACGCCCCGCTGGACCAGCCGGGCCACGCGCAGGCCGCCCTGGCCTGCGCCGCCGAGATCGTTGCGCAAACCGAGGCGCTGCGCCGCGACCTGCCCGATCTGGGCCGCACGCGCATTGGCGTGGAAACCGGCCCCGCCGTGCTGGGCGACGTGGGGTCGGCCGCCCGCATC